GTGCTCCTCGACAACGGACGCACCCGGGCCCTCGCCGACGAGACCGGCCGCCAGGCGCTGCGCTGCATCCGGTGCTCGGCCTGCCTCAACGTCTGCCCGGTCTACGAGCGCACCGGTGGCCACGCCTACGGCTCGGTCTACCCCGGTCCGATCGGCGCGATCCTGAACCCCCTGCTGCGCGGTACCGGCGACCCGCAGACCGACTCGCTGCCCTACGCCTCCTCGCTGTGCGGCGCCTGCTTCGAGGCCTGCCCGGTCCGCATCGACATCCCCGAGGTGCTGGTCCACCTGCGCTCGCAGGTCGTCGACGGACACCGTGAGGACCGGATCCCCAAGCCCGAGGCGGTGGCCTTCCGCGGCGCCGCGTGGGCGTTCGGCGACGCCTCCCGGCTCGACCGCGTCGAGCGACTCTCCTCCGTCGCGGGACGGATCCTGCGTCGTCGCGGCCGTACGTCGCTCGGTCGCCTTCCCGGTCCCGGCTCGGCCTGGACCGACGCCCGCGACCTGCCCGCGCCACCGACGGAGTCCTTCCGTGAGTGGTGGCAGCGCACCGACGGAGGGGAGCGCCCATGACCAGTGCGCGCGACGAGATCCTCGGCCGCGTCAGGGCGGCGCTGCACGACGTCGAGGGGACGACCGAGCCGGTCGTCGCGCCGCCCGGCGCCGTGCCGCCGGCCGCGATCGGCCTGGTCGCCCACTTCGCGGAACGTGTGGCCGACTACCGCGCGACCGTGGTCCGCTGCTCGTCGGACGCGGTCTCCGTCGCGGTGGCGGCCGCGCTCCCCGCCGGCGCGCGGGTCGTCGTACCGCCCGGCCTGCCGGACGATGTCCTGGCCGGGGTCCCCTCCCCGGTCGCGGACGCCGGCCTCACCGCGACCGATCTGGACGCGATGGAAGCCGTCGTCACGTGCTGCCGGGTGGGCATCGCTGAGACGGGGACGATCGTGCTCGACCACGAGGCCGACCAGGGGCGCCGGGCGATCACCCTGGTCCCGGACCGCCACGTCTGCGTCGTGTACGCCGGCCAGGTGGTCCCCGACGTACCCGACGCCTTCGGGCTGCTCGACCCGCAGCGCCCGCAGACCTGGATCAGCGGCCCCAGCGCCACCTCCGACATCGAGCTCGACCGGGTCGAAGGCGTCCACGGGCCGCGCCACCTGCACGTGATCATCGTCGACGAGAGGACAACCGCACCGTGACTGTTCGTGTAGGCGTCAACGGCTTCGGTCGGATCGGCCGCAACTTCTTCCGCGCGGTGCGCGCGGGTGGTGCGGACATCGAGATCGTCGGTGTCAACGACCTGACGGACACCGCGACCCTGGCCCACCTGCTGAAGTACGACTCGATCCTGGGGCCGCTGGATGCCGACGTGCATTCCGGTGACGGCGTGATCGTGGTGGGCGATGCGGAGATCCAGGTCTCGGCCGAGCGCGACCCGGCCGCACTGCGGTGGGGCGAGCTGGGGGTCGACGTCGTGGTCGAGTCGACCGGGTTCTTCACCGACGCCACCAAGGCGCGGGCGCACGTCGACGGCGGCGGGGCGAGGAAGGTGATCATCTCGGCGCCGGCCTCGAACGAGGACGTGACGATCGTGATGGGCGTCAACCACGAGGCCTACGACCCGGCCGTGCACACGGTGATCTCGAACGCCTCGTGCACGACCAACTGCCTGGGGCCGATGGCCAAGGCGCTCAACGACGGCCTGGGCATCGTGAAGGGTCTGATGACCACGGTGCACGCCTACACCGCGGACCAGAACCTGCAGGACAACATCCACAAGGACCTGCGCCGAGCCCGGGCGGCGGCGCTGAACATCATCCCGACCTCGACGGGTGCGGCGAAGGCGATCGGGCTGGTGCTGCCCGAGCTCAAGGGGCGCCTCGACGGCTACGCGCTGCGGGTCCCGACCCCGACCGGCTCGTTGACCGACCTGTCCTTCGAGGCGTCGCGGGAGACGAGTGTGGAGGAGGTCAACGCGATCGTGAAGGCGGCTGCCGACGGCCGTTACCTGGTCTACTCGACCGACCCGATCGTGTCCTCCGACATCGTGACCAACCCGGCCTCGTGCATCTTCGACGCGCCGTTGACGAAGGTGATCGGCAACCAGGTCAAGGTCGCGGGCTGGTACGACAACGAGTGGGGCTACTCCAACCGGCTGGCCGACCTCGTCGTCCACGTCGGCGCCGGACGCTAGAGGCGCCTGGGCCTGCGAGCAAGATGCTTTGACTTCAAGTACTCGAAGTTCCTAGCCTCGTCGAAGTGAGCTCACGAACGGCCGGCCGGACCTTCTCCATCAAGGAAGCAGCCGCACTGACCGGGCTCCCGGCGAGCACTCTGCGCTACTACGAGTCGGTCGGGGTGGTCGCACCCGTGGGCCGCTCGTCGAGCAGCGGGCACCGGGTCTACACGGAGGGCGACCTCGACGTGCTGACCTGGGTGGCGTGCCTCAACGCGACGGGCCTGTCGATCAGCGACATGCGCCAGTACGTCGAGAACGGGGCCAAGGGAGCGGCGGCGGCCGACCAGCAGATCGAGCTGCTCGCGGCCCAGCGGGACCGGCTGGCGGTGGAGGCCGAGCAGCTCGCCGTACGACGTCGCTACGTGCAGCTCAAGATCGACTACTGGCAGGCCGTGGCCGACGGCGACCAGGACCGGGCGCGGGCCCTGTCCGAGGACGCCCTCGCCCTCGCCGACTCACTCAAGAAGAACCCCTGACGAGGAGATGACCATGATCTACGACCGCAACCACGTCGCCGCCTGGGCCGCGCCGAGCAGCAAGGCGCCGCTCGAGCCGACCACCATCGAGCGCCGTGAGGTCGGCGCGAACGACGTCCTCATCGCGATCGAGTACGCCGGCATCTGCCACTCCGACATCCACACCGTGCGTGGGGACTGGGGTCCGCAGCCGTTCCCGGTGGTGCCCGGGCACGAGATCGTCGGCGTGGTCGCCGAGGTCGGCTCCGGCGTGACGCGCCACCGGGTCGGCGACCGGGTCGGCGTCGGCTGCCTGGTCAACGCGTGCCGCGAGTGCGTCAACTGCCTGCGCGGCGAGGAGCAGTTCTGCACCAACGGCAGCGTCGGCACGTACGCCGCCACGGACCGCGACGGCTCCACCACGCAGGGTGGCTACTCCACGCACGTCGTGGTGGACGCGAACTTCGTGCTGTCGGTGCCCGAGGGCCTCGACCCGGCTGCGGCCGCGCCGCTGCTGTGCGCCGGCATCACGACGTACTCGCCGCTCAAGCGCTGGGGCGCCGGCCCGGGCAGGAAGGTCGCGGTCCTCGGCCTCGGCGGGCTGGGCCACATGGCGGTCAAGATCGCGCACGCGATGGGCGCCGAGGTGACCGTGCTGTCGCAGTCGCTGAAGAAGCAGGAGGACGCCGAGCGACTCGGTGCCGACCACTACTACGCGACCTCCGACCCGACGACCTTCGAGGCGCTCGCCGGCGAGTTCGACCTCATCGTCAACACGGTGAGCGTCAGCCTCGACATGAACTCCTACCTCCGCCTGCTCGCCGTCGACGGCGCCATCGTCAACGTCGGCGCGCCGCCGCGGCCGTTCAGCGTCTCGCCGATGTCGCTCATCTACGGCCGGCACTCGCTCGCCGGGTCGATGATCGGCGGCATCGCGGAGACGCAGGAGATGCTCGACTTCTGCGCCGAGCACGGCATCGGCTCCGAGATCGAGGTGATCGCGGCCGACACCGTCAACGAGGCGTACGAGCGGGTGCTCGCCTCCGACGTCCGCTACCGCTTCGTGATCGACGCCGCCACCATCGCCTAGCTGTGCGGCGGACCACTAGCGCCCGTACGGCGCGTGCTCGACCACGTGGTCGCGCAACCGCGTCGCGACGGGCGCCAGGGGGCGATCGGTCCGCCAGGTGAGGCCGATCGTCCGGCGGGCCCGGGGGTTGCGGATCCGCAGGCCCGTCGTCCCGGACACGCCGGCCATGTTCTCCGGGACGATCGCGACGCCCAGGCCGGCGGCCACCAGGCCCTCGATGGTGGCGAGGTCGGCGCTCTCGAACGAGACCGGGGGAGCCACGCCCGCGTCGGCGAGCAGGCCCTCCACGAGGGAGCTGTGGCCGAAACCGGGTGGTGTGGTCACGAGGTCGTCGTCGGCGAGCTCGGCCAGGTCGACCAGCTTGCGGTCCCGAAGCCGGTGCGTGGGGCCGACGGCGACGACCAGGCGCTCCTCCTGGAGGGGCACCCAGGCGAAGTCGCCGGGCGGCCGGGCGGACATGATCGCGAGCTCGGCCGCGCCCGTCGCCAGGTCGCGCATCATGTCGTGTCCCGGCTCCTGGGTCAGCTCGACCCGGACCAGCGGCGCCTGCTCGTGGAAGCCGCGCAGGATCCGCGGGACGAGCGAGGTCGCGATCGAGTCGAGGAAGGCGAGCCGGACGATGCCGCGCTCCGGGTCGTGCCGGGTGCCGAGCTCGTGGCGCAGCTGCTGGTAGCGACCCAGCATCTCCCGTGCCGTGGCCACCACCAGCTCGCCGTCGGGGGAGGTGACCAAGCCGTGGGGCACGCGCTCGAAGAGGCGGACGCCGAGCTCGTCCTCGACCCGGGCCAGCGCGCGGGACAGCGTCGGCTGGCTGACGCCGAGCACGGCCGCGGTGTCGGTGACGTGCTCGTTGTCGGCCAGCGCCACGATCCACTCGAGGTCGCGCACCAGCACCCAGCGATCATACGTGTGACGCATGCAGAATGACGATCAAAGACATTGGACGTATGCGAGCTCGCGGCGCACCCTGATCCGGTGAGCAGGAACGCGACCATCGACCAGTCCCACGTCGCGACCGGGGGACATGCCCCCGGCAGTGCGGGATACCGGCG
The genomic region above belongs to Nocardioides sp. QY071 and contains:
- a CDS encoding MerR family transcriptional regulator encodes the protein MSSRTAGRTFSIKEAAALTGLPASTLRYYESVGVVAPVGRSSSSGHRVYTEGDLDVLTWVACLNATGLSISDMRQYVENGAKGAAAADQQIELLAAQRDRLAVEAEQLAVRRRYVQLKIDYWQAVADGDQDRARALSEDALALADSLKKNP
- the gap gene encoding type I glyceraldehyde-3-phosphate dehydrogenase, producing the protein MTVRVGVNGFGRIGRNFFRAVRAGGADIEIVGVNDLTDTATLAHLLKYDSILGPLDADVHSGDGVIVVGDAEIQVSAERDPAALRWGELGVDVVVESTGFFTDATKARAHVDGGGARKVIISAPASNEDVTIVMGVNHEAYDPAVHTVISNASCTTNCLGPMAKALNDGLGIVKGLMTTVHAYTADQNLQDNIHKDLRRARAAALNIIPTSTGAAKAIGLVLPELKGRLDGYALRVPTPTGSLTDLSFEASRETSVEEVNAIVKAAADGRYLVYSTDPIVSSDIVTNPASCIFDAPLTKVIGNQVKVAGWYDNEWGYSNRLADLVVHVGAGR
- a CDS encoding LUD domain-containing protein; translation: MTSARDEILGRVRAALHDVEGTTEPVVAPPGAVPPAAIGLVAHFAERVADYRATVVRCSSDAVSVAVAAALPAGARVVVPPGLPDDVLAGVPSPVADAGLTATDLDAMEAVVTCCRVGIAETGTIVLDHEADQGRRAITLVPDRHVCVVYAGQVVPDVPDAFGLLDPQRPQTWISGPSATSDIELDRVEGVHGPRHLHVIIVDERTTAP
- a CDS encoding LysR family transcriptional regulator, producing the protein MRHTYDRWVLVRDLEWIVALADNEHVTDTAAVLGVSQPTLSRALARVEDELGVRLFERVPHGLVTSPDGELVVATAREMLGRYQQLRHELGTRHDPERGIVRLAFLDSIATSLVPRILRGFHEQAPLVRVELTQEPGHDMMRDLATGAAELAIMSARPPGDFAWVPLQEERLVVAVGPTHRLRDRKLVDLAELADDDLVTTPPGFGHSSLVEGLLADAGVAPPVSFESADLATIEGLVAAGLGVAIVPENMAGVSGTTGLRIRNPRARRTIGLTWRTDRPLAPVATRLRDHVVEHAPYGR
- a CDS encoding NAD(P)-dependent alcohol dehydrogenase, producing MIYDRNHVAAWAAPSSKAPLEPTTIERREVGANDVLIAIEYAGICHSDIHTVRGDWGPQPFPVVPGHEIVGVVAEVGSGVTRHRVGDRVGVGCLVNACRECVNCLRGEEQFCTNGSVGTYAATDRDGSTTQGGYSTHVVVDANFVLSVPEGLDPAAAAPLLCAGITTYSPLKRWGAGPGRKVAVLGLGGLGHMAVKIAHAMGAEVTVLSQSLKKQEDAERLGADHYYATSDPTTFEALAGEFDLIVNTVSVSLDMNSYLRLLAVDGAIVNVGAPPRPFSVSPMSLIYGRHSLAGSMIGGIAETQEMLDFCAEHGIGSEIEVIAADTVNEAYERVLASDVRYRFVIDAATIA